The following are from one region of the Natronocella acetinitrilica genome:
- the polA gene encoding DNA polymerase I → MADRNAPLILVDGSSYLYRAFHALPPLSNSAGEQTGAIYGVANMLRKLLADYEPTHIAVVFDAPGKTFRDELFEQYKANRPSMPEDLRPQVQPLKDIVRAMGLPLLEVTGVEADDVIGTLARRADADGWDVVISTGDKDMAQLVNQRITLLNTMSGKTLDVDGVMEKFGVPPERIIDYLALVGDTSDNIPGIPKVGAKTAAKWLGEYGDLDTIIEQAGSIKGKVGESFREHQDDLPLSRQLATILCDVELDVGPADLKRGEPDTGALRDHYRRFEFSNWLAQLEEASGEEAAPAADPVETRYSTVTDLEELDAWIARLQEAPLFAFDLETNSLDYMQADIVGFCFAIEPGEAIYVPVAHDYPGAPDQLHRDTVLERCRGLLEDASRPKLGQNLKYDMSVLARAGVTLRGVAHDTMLESYVLDSTATRHDMDSLALKYLGRSTIKFEDVAGKGAKQLTFNQVALEEATAYAAEDADVTLQLHQTLWPRLEGLERLAGVYREIEVPLVPVLSRMERTGVLVDRHLLGKQSRELAEKMQTIEKQAHDEAGGPFNLGSPRQIQEILFERQGLPVLQKTPKGQPSTAESVLQELADDYALPRLILEHRAMSKLKSTYTDKLPLMIDPDTGRVHTSYHQAVAATGRLSSSDPNLQNIPVRTTEGRRIRKAFIATPGYKLLAADYSQVELRIMAHLSGDAGLRKAFADGQDIHRATAAEVFGVDTTAVDDDQRRAAKAINFGLIYGMSAFGLARQIGVDRGQAQEYVDRYFERFSGVRQYMDRTRAQAHEQGYVETVFGRRLYLPEINARNAQRRQYAERTAINAPMQGTAADIIKRAMIRLDQWLRDEDPDVLMVMQVHDELVFEVPESQVEAVGEQVRKLMAGAAELDVPLDVDVGSGDNWEEAH, encoded by the coding sequence ATGGCCGATCGCAATGCACCGCTGATTCTGGTGGACGGCTCGTCCTACCTGTACCGGGCCTTTCACGCCCTGCCCCCGCTCAGCAATTCCGCCGGCGAGCAGACCGGCGCCATCTACGGCGTGGCGAACATGCTGCGCAAGCTGCTGGCGGATTACGAACCGACCCATATTGCGGTGGTCTTCGACGCCCCGGGCAAGACCTTTCGTGACGAACTGTTTGAACAGTACAAGGCCAACCGGCCCAGCATGCCGGAAGACCTCAGGCCACAGGTCCAGCCCCTCAAGGACATCGTTCGCGCCATGGGCCTGCCGCTGCTCGAAGTCACGGGTGTAGAGGCGGACGACGTGATCGGCACACTGGCACGCCGGGCCGACGCCGATGGTTGGGACGTGGTGATCTCCACTGGCGACAAGGACATGGCCCAGCTGGTGAACCAGCGTATCACCCTGCTCAATACCATGAGCGGCAAGACCCTGGACGTGGACGGCGTGATGGAGAAGTTCGGTGTGCCGCCGGAGCGCATCATCGACTACCTGGCTTTGGTGGGGGACACCTCGGACAATATTCCCGGTATTCCCAAGGTCGGCGCCAAGACCGCCGCCAAGTGGTTGGGGGAATATGGTGATCTGGACACCATCATCGAACAGGCCGGTTCCATCAAGGGCAAGGTGGGGGAAAGCTTTCGCGAGCATCAGGACGATTTGCCACTGTCCCGTCAACTGGCCACCATCCTCTGCGACGTGGAGCTTGACGTCGGTCCGGCGGACCTCAAGCGGGGCGAGCCCGATACCGGCGCGCTGCGGGATCATTACCGTCGCTTCGAGTTCTCCAACTGGCTGGCCCAGTTGGAGGAAGCGAGTGGCGAGGAAGCCGCCCCCGCAGCAGATCCGGTGGAGACCCGCTACAGCACGGTCACCGACCTGGAAGAGCTTGACGCCTGGATCGCCCGGCTGCAGGAGGCGCCCTTGTTCGCCTTCGACCTGGAGACCAACAGCCTGGACTACATGCAGGCGGATATCGTCGGCTTCTGTTTCGCCATCGAGCCTGGCGAGGCCATCTATGTGCCGGTGGCCCACGACTACCCCGGCGCGCCGGATCAGCTCCACCGGGATACGGTGCTGGAGCGGTGCCGCGGCCTGCTGGAGGACGCCAGCAGGCCCAAGCTCGGCCAGAATCTCAAGTACGACATGAGCGTACTGGCCCGGGCCGGTGTGACCCTGCGCGGGGTGGCCCATGACACCATGCTGGAGTCCTATGTGCTGGACTCCACCGCCACCCGCCATGACATGGACTCCCTGGCCCTCAAGTACCTGGGACGCTCCACCATCAAGTTCGAGGACGTGGCCGGCAAGGGTGCCAAGCAGCTCACCTTTAACCAGGTGGCGCTGGAGGAGGCGACGGCCTACGCCGCCGAGGATGCCGACGTCACCCTGCAGCTGCACCAGACGCTCTGGCCCCGGCTTGAGGGGCTCGAACGCCTGGCCGGCGTCTATCGGGAGATCGAGGTGCCACTGGTGCCGGTACTCTCGCGCATGGAGCGCACCGGCGTGCTGGTAGACCGCCACCTGCTCGGCAAGCAGAGCCGGGAACTCGCCGAGAAGATGCAGACAATCGAAAAGCAGGCTCATGACGAGGCCGGCGGGCCGTTCAACCTGGGCTCACCCCGCCAGATCCAGGAGATCCTCTTCGAGCGCCAGGGGCTGCCAGTGTTGCAGAAAACCCCCAAAGGTCAGCCGTCCACCGCCGAATCGGTGCTGCAGGAACTCGCCGACGACTACGCCCTGCCACGGTTGATCCTGGAACACCGGGCAATGTCCAAGCTCAAGTCCACCTATACGGACAAGCTGCCGCTGATGATCGACCCGGACACCGGCCGGGTGCATACCTCCTACCATCAGGCCGTGGCGGCCACCGGGCGGCTGTCCTCGTCCGACCCGAATCTGCAGAACATACCGGTTCGCACCACCGAGGGTCGGCGCATTCGCAAGGCGTTTATCGCCACCCCCGGCTACAAGCTGCTGGCAGCGGATTACTCCCAGGTGGAGTTGCGCATCATGGCGCATCTGTCCGGTGACGCGGGTCTGCGCAAGGCGTTCGCGGATGGGCAGGATATCCACCGGGCCACTGCAGCCGAGGTGTTCGGCGTCGACACGACGGCGGTGGATGACGATCAGCGCCGCGCGGCAAAGGCCATCAATTTCGGCCTGATCTACGGCATGTCCGCATTTGGCCTGGCCCGGCAGATCGGCGTGGACCGTGGCCAGGCCCAGGAATACGTGGATCGCTACTTCGAACGCTTCTCTGGTGTGCGGCAGTACATGGACCGCACCCGGGCCCAGGCTCACGAGCAGGGTTACGTGGAGACCGTGTTCGGTCGGCGGCTCTATTTGCCGGAGATCAACGCCCGCAACGCCCAGCGCCGGCAGTACGCGGAACGCACTGCCATCAATGCGCCCATGCAGGGCACCGCCGCGGATATCATCAAGCGGGCCATGATCCGGTTGGATCAGTGGCTGCGGGATGAGGATCCCGACGTGCTGATGGTCATGCAGGTGCACGATGAGCTGGTGTTCGAGGTGCCGGAATCCCAGGTAGAGGCGGTAGGCGAGCAGGTGCGCAAGCTCATGGCCGGCGCCGCCGAACTCGACGTGCCGCTGGACGTGGACGTGGGTTCGGGTGATAACTGGGAAGAGGCGCACTGA
- a CDS encoding NADH:flavin oxidoreductase/NADH oxidase gives MSDSRETSKMVDSRTSGETERRVLRRDPNPHLFRPVTFRSVTARNRVVLSPMCQYSGEDGLSNDWHYVHLGARAAGGAGIVFTEAVHLEPRGRITPWCLGLWNDEQRDRLARIAAFVSERGAVPGIQLGHAGRKASVGRPWEGTRPIPVDQGGWPVVSASDLPYAKGWPTPEPMTAADIEDAMTTLAAATRRAREAGFRVIELHAAHGYLIHQFYSPLSNQRTDGYGGSFENRIRFLMESVDAVRSEWPDDLPLFMRLSVSDWVEGGWTLEDSIRLGKMLKDDGRVDLMDCSSGGNDPRQQIPIHPGYQVPFAQRVREETGLATGAVGLIHGPDLAESVIANGQADLVILGRALLADPVWPLRAAVALKAQNVEWPVQYERSNIF, from the coding sequence ATGTCTGACTCCAGAGAGACCTCCAAGATGGTGGACTCCCGCACCAGCGGTGAGACCGAGCGGCGTGTATTGCGCCGCGATCCGAATCCCCACCTGTTCCGCCCGGTCACGTTCCGTTCGGTGACTGCCCGTAACCGCGTCGTGCTCTCGCCCATGTGCCAGTACTCGGGTGAGGATGGGCTCTCCAACGATTGGCATTATGTGCATCTCGGTGCCCGCGCCGCGGGTGGTGCGGGCATTGTCTTCACCGAGGCCGTGCATCTGGAACCTCGCGGCCGTATCACCCCCTGGTGCCTCGGGCTCTGGAATGATGAGCAGCGTGATCGGCTGGCCCGCATCGCCGCGTTTGTGTCCGAACGCGGTGCAGTGCCCGGAATCCAGCTTGGTCACGCCGGTCGCAAGGCCTCCGTGGGTCGGCCCTGGGAGGGCACGCGGCCGATTCCCGTCGACCAGGGTGGCTGGCCGGTGGTGTCGGCGTCGGATCTACCCTATGCCAAGGGTTGGCCGACCCCCGAGCCCATGACGGCAGCGGACATCGAAGACGCCATGACCACGCTGGCCGCCGCCACGCGACGGGCACGAGAGGCCGGCTTTCGTGTCATCGAGTTGCACGCCGCCCACGGCTACCTGATCCATCAGTTCTACTCGCCATTGAGCAACCAGCGTACCGATGGCTACGGCGGTAGCTTCGAGAACCGGATTCGCTTCCTGATGGAGTCGGTGGACGCGGTGCGCAGCGAGTGGCCGGACGACCTGCCGCTGTTCATGCGCCTGTCGGTGTCGGACTGGGTGGAGGGCGGCTGGACGCTGGAGGACAGTATCCGCCTTGGCAAGATGCTCAAGGACGATGGCCGGGTGGATCTGATGGATTGTTCGTCCGGCGGCAACGACCCGCGTCAGCAGATCCCCATTCACCCGGGCTATCAGGTGCCGTTCGCCCAGCGGGTACGTGAGGAAACCGGGCTCGCCACCGGCGCCGTCGGGCTGATCCACGGACCGGATCTCGCGGAATCCGTGATTGCCAATGGTCAGGCCGACCTGGTCATTCTTGGCCGCGCATTGCTGGCCGACCCGGTGTGGCCCCTGCGTGCAGCGGTTGCCCTGAAGGCACAGAACGTGGAATGGCCCGTGCAGTACGAGCGTTCGAACATTTTCTGA
- a CDS encoding LysR substrate-binding domain-containing protein — protein sequence MNLRDLRYLVAVADKRHFGRAAEACFVSQPTLSAQIKKLEGFLGVQLIERSNRRVMLTPIGDEVAQRARYILSAADDIVQVARAASDPLAGDFRLGLIPTVAPYLLPHLVPAVRESLPRLRLMLYEEQTSRCLERLRNGTLDAAVLAVPVDGGEGFAQAGLYDEPFLLAMPKGHALSKARVPSLERLSDARILLLEEGHCLRDQALEICKLVGASEEREFRATSLETLRQMVAAGAGITLLPELAALSTDGIANAGSITIERFDSPQPRRHVALLWRKGSAREPTMRALVAQVQELDVIQRLQHDDAAA from the coding sequence ATGAATCTTCGAGACTTGCGATACCTGGTGGCGGTGGCGGACAAGCGGCATTTCGGCCGCGCGGCGGAGGCCTGCTTCGTCAGCCAGCCAACGCTGAGCGCGCAGATCAAGAAGCTGGAGGGCTTTCTCGGGGTGCAGCTGATCGAGCGCAGCAACCGGCGGGTCATGTTGACGCCCATCGGCGATGAAGTCGCCCAGCGCGCCCGTTACATCCTCAGCGCTGCGGATGACATCGTGCAGGTTGCGCGGGCGGCCAGCGACCCGCTGGCAGGGGACTTCCGCCTCGGTCTTATCCCCACGGTGGCTCCCTACCTGTTGCCGCACCTGGTGCCGGCGGTGAGGGAAAGCCTCCCCAGGCTGCGTCTGATGCTCTACGAGGAGCAAACGTCGCGCTGCCTGGAGCGTCTGCGCAACGGCACCCTGGACGCAGCGGTGCTGGCGGTGCCGGTGGACGGCGGCGAAGGCTTTGCCCAGGCCGGCTTGTACGATGAGCCGTTTTTGCTCGCCATGCCCAAGGGTCATGCACTGAGCAAGGCCCGTGTCCCCAGCCTGGAGCGGCTCAGCGATGCCCGAATCCTGTTGCTGGAGGAGGGGCATTGCCTGCGCGATCAGGCATTGGAGATCTGCAAGCTGGTGGGGGCCAGCGAGGAGCGCGAGTTTCGGGCAACCAGTCTGGAGACCCTGCGGCAGATGGTGGCTGCCGGGGCTGGCATTACCCTCCTGCCGGAGTTGGCCGCCCTGTCCACCGACGGCATTGCCAACGCCGGATCGATTACCATCGAGCGCTTCGACTCACCACAGCCCCGCCGACATGTCGCGTTGCTCTGGCGCAAGGGCTCCGCTCGGGAACCGACCATGCGCGCCCTGGTGGCGCAGGTGCAGGAGCTGGACGTGATCCAGCGGCTGCAACATGACGATGCGGCTGCGTGA
- a CDS encoding TIGR00730 family Rossman fold protein, protein MSSIDKFTGRAPVNDTLMTRESWKIFQIMAEFVEGFERLAQIKPSVSVFGSARIPPDHAYYKLAEDTCRQLSDAGFSVVSGGGPGIMEAANRGAHAGKSLSIGLNIQLPKEQSGNPYQDISLNFRHFFSRKVMFVKYASAYVVLPGGFGTLDELAEILTLVQTGKTRRIPIILVHTAFWEGLVGWFSEHLVAEGMISPQDMDLFKLVDDPKDVVTAIFDHYEDRGFEPSAWEKEILLDL, encoded by the coding sequence ATGAGCAGCATCGACAAGTTCACCGGTCGAGCCCCGGTCAATGACACACTGATGACCCGTGAATCCTGGAAGATTTTCCAGATCATGGCGGAGTTCGTGGAGGGCTTCGAGCGGCTGGCACAGATCAAGCCCTCGGTGAGCGTATTCGGGTCTGCCCGCATACCCCCCGATCACGCTTACTACAAACTGGCGGAAGATACCTGCCGGCAGCTGTCCGATGCGGGCTTTTCCGTGGTCTCCGGCGGTGGCCCGGGCATCATGGAGGCCGCGAACCGCGGTGCCCATGCCGGCAAATCGCTCAGCATCGGGCTCAACATCCAGCTGCCCAAGGAGCAATCCGGCAACCCGTACCAGGACATCAGCCTGAACTTCCGCCACTTTTTTTCACGCAAGGTCATGTTCGTAAAATATGCCTCGGCCTATGTGGTGTTACCTGGCGGCTTCGGCACCCTGGACGAGTTGGCGGAGATCCTTACCCTGGTGCAGACCGGAAAGACCCGGCGCATCCCCATTATCCTGGTGCACACCGCGTTCTGGGAGGGGCTGGTGGGCTGGTTCAGCGAGCATCTGGTGGCCGAGGGCATGATCAGCCCACAGGACATGGATCTGTTCAAGCTCGTGGATGACCCCAAGGATGTGGTCACAGCCATCTTCGACCATTACGAGGATCGCGGCTTCGAGCCCTCCGCCTGGGAGAAGGAAATTCTGCTAGACCTATAA
- a CDS encoding GGDEF domain-containing response regulator — MQSVFAQRSHENIPVVIVDDARFTLEMLRRTLKQAGFLDIRTAGTAGEALAILRERSAGILLADWLMPEMDGLDLTREVRQLEASGDHYTYIILLTGSDKSESLSLAFAEGVDDFVNKSPDNEELLARIHAAGRITRLQNDLIQANRRLLELNRQLDERAGLQPGSRLGNQPFLMTQLDNLLRHLRGRGGSLCVALVQMQGYPAIANEHGMDIAAQMLDTIGERLEQTSRPVDVVARLEGARFVLVMQQADEEPVPPGAFRRIHQALNLRAYKTGAGFLTADCAIAVTHVVSSHLEDELTAQALLDYTECRIGDARDAGRPLMTSWQRETTQSDQ, encoded by the coding sequence ATGCAGTCAGTATTCGCGCAAAGGTCGCACGAAAACATCCCGGTCGTCATCGTTGACGATGCACGCTTCACGCTGGAGATGCTGCGCCGAACCCTCAAGCAGGCAGGCTTTCTGGACATTCGCACGGCGGGTACCGCCGGTGAGGCGCTGGCCATTTTGCGGGAGCGATCGGCGGGAATCCTGCTTGCAGACTGGCTGATGCCGGAGATGGACGGGCTCGATCTCACCCGCGAAGTCCGCCAGCTCGAGGCCAGTGGCGATCATTACACGTACATCATACTGCTCACCGGCAGCGACAAATCGGAGTCCCTGAGTCTCGCCTTCGCGGAAGGCGTCGACGACTTCGTCAACAAGTCACCGGATAACGAGGAATTGTTGGCGCGAATTCACGCGGCGGGCCGTATCACCCGGCTGCAGAATGATCTCATCCAGGCGAATCGCCGCCTGCTTGAGCTGAACCGGCAGCTGGACGAACGCGCCGGCCTGCAGCCGGGCTCCCGCCTTGGCAACCAGCCGTTCCTGATGACCCAGCTCGATAACCTGCTGCGGCACCTGCGGGGGCGCGGTGGCTCGCTCTGCGTCGCCCTGGTGCAGATGCAGGGCTATCCGGCCATCGCCAATGAACATGGCATGGATATAGCCGCGCAAATGCTCGACACCATTGGTGAGCGCCTGGAGCAGACTTCCCGCCCGGTAGACGTGGTGGCCCGCCTGGAGGGGGCGCGGTTTGTGCTGGTGATGCAACAGGCCGATGAAGAGCCGGTTCCGCCAGGCGCATTCCGTCGCATTCATCAGGCTTTGAATCTGCGCGCCTACAAGACCGGCGCCGGCTTTCTCACGGCGGACTGCGCCATTGCCGTGACCCACGTGGTCAGCAGCCATCTGGAGGACGAGCTGACCGCGCAGGCACTCCTGGACTACACCGAATGCCGGATCGGCGACGCCCGGGATGCCGGGCGGCCACTGATGACATCATGGCAGCGCGAGACCACCCAGTCCGACCAGTAA
- a CDS encoding amidase codes for MTVLADLLAAQARGETSAVSLLDHAMQRIREADDGRIHTAVFEATARAEARAVDILREGGVPAAPLAGLPVALKVLFDVAGQVTHAGSRLLADAAPAAVDAPVVSRLRRAGAVLTGHTNMTEFAYSGLGLNPHYGTPANPLDPTRIPGGSSSGAAVAVAQGMAAAAVGSDTGGSIRIPAAFCGLVGFKPSQARVPLDGAFPLSSSLDSIGPIASSVACCALLDAVLAGEAPWTPETLPAAGLRLAIPQRYVLDDMDHTVAAAFQRAVSRLSAAGVPVQDVAADNLGELPALLAGGGFTAAESYRVHRHWLEHDADQYDPRVRVRIERGASISAADYLALQHERSRQIALMDRLLEDHDALLLPTVPIIPPRFDELEDDADYGRINLLALRNPTVGNLLDLCGVSLPCHAPGEQPVGLMLLARNGADRRLLRVAATAEALLGARSPT; via the coding sequence ATGACCGTCCTCGCCGATCTGCTTGCTGCACAGGCCCGTGGTGAGACCTCGGCCGTATCCCTTCTCGACCACGCCATGCAGCGCATACGCGAGGCGGATGACGGCCGTATCCACACAGCGGTTTTCGAGGCCACGGCAAGGGCCGAGGCACGGGCGGTGGACATCCTGCGCGAGGGTGGAGTTCCAGCAGCACCGCTGGCAGGCCTGCCAGTGGCCCTCAAGGTGCTGTTTGACGTTGCCGGACAGGTGACCCATGCGGGCTCGCGGCTGCTTGCCGACGCCGCGCCGGCAGCGGTGGATGCCCCCGTGGTGAGTCGCTTGCGCCGGGCTGGTGCCGTGCTGACAGGCCATACCAACATGACCGAGTTTGCCTACTCGGGCCTTGGCCTGAATCCACACTACGGCACGCCGGCCAACCCGCTTGACCCGACGCGCATCCCCGGCGGCTCCTCCTCCGGCGCTGCCGTTGCCGTAGCCCAGGGTATGGCGGCGGCGGCCGTTGGCAGTGACACCGGCGGCTCCATCCGGATTCCCGCCGCCTTCTGCGGCCTGGTGGGCTTCAAGCCGTCACAAGCCCGCGTGCCCCTGGACGGTGCCTTTCCGCTGTCATCCAGTCTGGATTCCATCGGCCCCATTGCGAGCAGCGTTGCCTGTTGTGCGTTGCTTGATGCGGTACTCGCCGGCGAGGCGCCATGGACCCCCGAGACGTTGCCTGCGGCCGGCCTGCGGCTCGCCATCCCCCAGCGTTACGTGTTGGACGACATGGACCATACCGTGGCCGCCGCCTTCCAGCGCGCGGTCAGCCGATTGTCGGCGGCGGGTGTCCCCGTGCAGGACGTGGCCGCTGACAACCTCGGCGAACTGCCGGCCCTGCTTGCCGGTGGTGGATTTACCGCTGCCGAGAGTTACCGTGTGCATCGCCATTGGCTGGAGCATGATGCCGATCAGTACGACCCCCGGGTTCGTGTTCGCATCGAGCGGGGCGCGTCCATCAGCGCCGCCGACTACCTGGCCCTGCAACACGAACGTAGCCGCCAGATCGCGCTGATGGATCGCTTGCTGGAGGACCATGACGCCCTGCTGTTGCCCACCGTGCCCATCATTCCGCCGCGCTTCGACGAACTCGAGGACGATGCCGATTACGGCCGTATCAATCTGCTGGCGCTGCGCAACCCCACCGTGGGTAATCTGCTCGATCTGTGCGGGGTGTCCCTGCCTTGTCATGCGCCGGGAGAGCAGCCAGTGGGCCTGATGCTGCTGGCGCGAAATGGTGCCGATCGACGGCTGCTGCGGGTCGCCGCCACCGCAGAGGCGCTGCTGGGAGCGCGTTCTCCCACATGA
- a CDS encoding DUF2782 domain-containing protein, which yields MARFAVVLALLGLLCFLPIHADELRRPIITAPPPPEELMIDEELEPRVTIIEREWATIEEYSVNGQVYAVKITPALGPPYYFYDLDGRGSWQRFEDPGAIPSVRQWKIIRW from the coding sequence ATGGCGCGATTCGCGGTTGTTCTGGCTCTGCTTGGGCTCTTGTGCTTTTTGCCGATCCACGCCGATGAGCTGCGGCGACCCATCATTACCGCGCCGCCACCCCCGGAAGAGCTCATGATCGATGAAGAGCTGGAACCTCGGGTCACGATCATCGAGCGAGAATGGGCCACCATCGAGGAGTACAGCGTCAACGGTCAAGTCTACGCGGTCAAGATCACACCGGCGCTGGGCCCGCCCTACTATTTCTACGATCTGGACGGCCGCGGCAGCTGGCAGCGCTTCGAGGATCCGGGCGCCATTCCCAGCGTTCGGCAGTGGAAGATCATCCGCTGGTAG
- the uvrD gene encoding DNA helicase II produces MEDVSDILDPLNEAQREAVAAPPGRTLVLAGAGSGKTRVLVHRAAWLNRVEGASPFTLMAVTFTNKAAAEMRGRIETLLGFSAAGMWTGTFHGLSHRLLRRHWREAGLTESFQILDSDDQKRLLRRVMRLLEIDEARFPPRQVQGYINSRKDDGQRPDDLGEGADPHTDRMIRIYRAYQEACERTGQVDFAELLLRSFELLRDNASLRNHYREQFRHVLVDEFQDTNGIQYAWLRMLAGPEADLFVVGDDDQSIYGWRGARVENIRRLTDDYPDVRVFRLEQNYRSTATILKAANALIDNNSGRMGKNLWTDGEDGEAIMLYAAFNDLDEARFVVDRLREAIADGHARSELAILYRSNAQSRLFEEALLTHGIPYRVYGGLRFFERAEIKDALAYTRLVSNPQDDASFERVVNTPPRGIGGKTVDLIREQSRARRASLWDAAEQCLQERLLPGRAHNAVTQFLALIQALGEQVTDQPLAEAIDLVIKGSGLRELFARDRDDRGESRLENLDELVSAARGFEQDWEGDGEMDTLTAFLAHAALEGGEGQAQDWQDCVQLMTLHSAKGLEFPWVCLAGLEEGLFPHRMSAEDPDRLEEERRLCYVGITRARRRLLMTWAEKRRLHGEERWCAPSRFISELPDDLIHHVRTRVSVSRPAMAIRRGLAESHEMADSGFHLGQRVMHPKFGEGVVLQYEGQGPSARIQVNFDTVGAKWLVASYAKLQGA; encoded by the coding sequence ATGGAAGACGTCTCCGATATCCTCGATCCGCTCAATGAAGCCCAGCGCGAGGCGGTCGCCGCGCCGCCGGGGCGCACCCTGGTGCTGGCCGGCGCCGGCAGTGGCAAGACCCGCGTGCTGGTGCATCGCGCCGCCTGGCTGAACCGGGTGGAGGGCGCGTCCCCGTTTACGCTCATGGCCGTTACCTTCACGAACAAGGCTGCGGCGGAAATGCGTGGGCGCATCGAGACCCTGCTGGGTTTCAGTGCCGCGGGCATGTGGACGGGCACCTTTCATGGGCTGTCGCACCGTTTGCTGCGCCGCCACTGGCGCGAGGCAGGGTTGACCGAAAGCTTCCAGATCCTCGATTCCGATGACCAGAAGCGGCTGCTGCGCCGGGTGATGCGCCTGCTGGAAATCGACGAGGCGCGTTTCCCGCCACGTCAGGTCCAGGGCTACATCAACAGCCGCAAGGATGATGGCCAGCGGCCTGACGATCTCGGTGAAGGGGCGGACCCGCACACTGACCGCATGATCCGCATTTATCGCGCCTATCAGGAGGCCTGCGAGCGAACCGGTCAGGTGGATTTCGCCGAATTGCTGCTGCGCAGCTTCGAGTTGCTGCGGGATAACGCGTCGCTCCGCAACCACTACCGGGAGCAGTTCCGCCATGTCCTGGTGGACGAATTCCAGGACACCAATGGCATCCAGTATGCCTGGTTGCGGATGCTCGCCGGCCCCGAGGCCGATCTGTTCGTGGTGGGCGATGACGACCAGTCCATCTACGGTTGGCGTGGTGCCCGGGTGGAGAACATTCGCCGCCTGACGGATGACTACCCGGATGTGCGCGTATTCCGGCTGGAGCAGAACTACCGTTCCACTGCAACCATTCTCAAGGCCGCCAACGCGCTGATCGACAATAACAGCGGCCGCATGGGCAAGAACCTGTGGACCGATGGCGAAGATGGCGAAGCCATCATGCTGTACGCCGCCTTCAATGACCTGGACGAGGCCCGTTTTGTTGTTGATCGCCTGCGCGAGGCCATCGCCGATGGTCATGCCCGCTCCGAGCTGGCGATCCTGTACCGCTCCAACGCCCAGTCCCGGCTGTTCGAAGAGGCGTTGCTGACGCACGGCATACCCTATCGGGTCTACGGTGGCCTGCGCTTTTTCGAGCGGGCCGAAATCAAGGATGCCCTGGCCTATACCCGCCTGGTGAGTAATCCGCAGGATGACGCCTCCTTCGAGCGGGTGGTGAACACGCCGCCGCGGGGTATCGGTGGCAAGACCGTGGACCTGATACGGGAGCAATCCCGGGCTCGGCGCGCCAGCCTGTGGGACGCCGCGGAGCAGTGCCTGCAGGAGCGCCTGTTGCCCGGGCGGGCGCACAATGCGGTCACACAGTTTCTGGCGCTGATCCAGGCGCTGGGTGAGCAGGTCACCGATCAGCCGCTGGCGGAGGCCATTGATCTGGTGATCAAGGGCTCCGGCCTGCGGGAACTGTTCGCGCGAGACCGGGACGATCGCGGGGAATCGCGCCTGGAGAACCTGGACGAGCTGGTCAGCGCTGCCCGGGGATTCGAGCAGGACTGGGAGGGTGACGGCGAGATGGATACCCTCACCGCATTCCTCGCCCATGCTGCGCTGGAGGGCGGTGAAGGCCAGGCCCAGGACTGGCAGGATTGCGTGCAATTGATGACCCTGCATTCCGCCAAGGGGCTGGAATTCCCCTGGGTCTGCCTCGCGGGCCTGGAGGAGGGGCTGTTTCCGCACCGAATGTCCGCTGAAGACCCGGACCGCCTGGAGGAGGAACGGCGCCTCTGTTATGTGGGCATCACCCGGGCCCGGCGCCGACTGCTGATGACCTGGGCGGAGAAGCGCCGCCTGCACGGTGAAGAGCGCTGGTGCGCACCCTCCCGTTTCATCAGCGAGTTGCCCGACGACCTCATCCATCACGTGCGTACGCGGGTATCGGTGAGCCGTCCCGCCATGGCGATTCGGCGCGGATTGGCCGAGAGTCACGAAATGGCCGACAGCGGGTTTCACCTGGGTCAGCGGGTCATGCACCCGAAGTTCGGTGAGGGCGTGGTGCTCCAGTACGAGGGACAGGGCCCGAGTGCCCGCATCCAGGTCAACTTCGATACCGTGGGTGCGAAGTGGCTGGTGGCGTCCTACGCCAAGCTACAGGGCGCCTGA